The region GACGAGATCAACTGGAACAGCGATGGCTTGGTACCGGCTATCGCCCAGGACCACAAGACCGGGCGCGTGCTGATGATGGCCTGGATGAATCGCGAGTCGCTTGCCCTGACCGCCGCCGAGCAGCGGGCCATCTACTGGTCCCGCTCGCGTGGCAAACTGTGGCGCAAGGGCGAAGAATCCGGCCACGTGCAAAAATTGCATGAAATGCGCCTGGACTGCGACGCCGACGTGATCATTCTGATGGTCGAGCAATTGGGGCATATCGCCTGCCATACCGGTCGCGAGAGCTGCTTCTACCGTGTCTTCGAGCAGGGTGAGTGGAAAATTGTCGATCCGGTCCTTAAAGATCCCCATGCCATCTACAACGCAGGACACTGACATGAGCGACACCCTGACCCGCCTGGCCGAAGTGCTGGAAGCGCGCAAAGGCGCCGAGCCGGACAGCTCCTACGTGGCAAGCCTCTACCACAAGGGCCTGAACAAGATTCTGGAAAAGCTCGGCGAAGAGTCGATCGAAACCATCATCGCTGCCAAGGACGCCGCCCATAGCGGTGATTACAGCGATGTCATCTACGAAACTGCCGATCTGTGGTTTCATAGCCTGGTGATGCTCGCTCAACTGGGCCAACACCCGCAGGCAGTGCTGGATGAGCTGGACCGTCGTTTTGGTCTGTCCGGGCACGCCGAGAAGGCAGCGCGACAGCCGTCGGTCTAACTGAATTATTTCGAGGGATTGCACCATGGGTATTTTTGACTGGAAACACTGGATCGTCCTGCTGGTCGTCGTGGTACTGGTGTTCGGTACCAAAAAACTGAAAAACTTCGGCAGTGACCTGGGCGAATCGATCAAAGGCTTCAAGAAAGCCATGAACGAAGAAGAGACCAAGCCTGAAGAACAGCCTCAAGCGCCGGTACAACCTGTCCAGCCGCAAGCCACTTCACCGTTGAGCCAGCCGCAGACTATCGACGGCCAGGCGCACAAGGTCGAAGAGCCCATCAGGAAAGATTGATCAATGTTCGGGATCAGCTTCAGCGAACTGCTGCTCGTAGGCCTTGTGGCCCTGCTGGTGCTCGGCCCTGAGCGCTTGCCGGGTGCCGCGCGCACGGCCGGGCTGTGGATTGGCCGCCTCAAACGCAGTTTCAATTCCATCAAACAGGAAGTGGAGCGTGAAATCGGTGCCGACGATATTCGTCGCCAGTTGCACAACGAGCACATCCTCTCCATGGAGCAGGAAGCGCGCAAGATCCTCAACCCGCAGAGCGTAAAGCCTGAGCCACCGGCCACGCCGGTTGCCAGCAGCGAAGTCGCCGCAACGCCGGCTGCAGCGCCTACCGAGGCCGCCCCGACTGCCGCGGCCACTACCGAACCGACACAGCCACCGCGAGCCCCATGAGCGATATTCCGGAAAACGACCAGCCAATGCCCCTGGTTTCGCACCTCACCGAGCTGCGTACACGTCTGCTGCGCTGCGTCGCGGCCATCTTCCTGATCTTCGCCGGGCTGTTTTCCTTCGCACAGCAGATCTACACCCTGGTCTCCGCCCCGCTGCGCGAGCACTTGCCGGCCAACGCGACGATGATTGCCACCGATGTGGCCTCGCCGTTCCTGACGCCGTTCAAGCTGACCATGATCGTCTCGCTGTTCCTGGCCATTCCGTTGATCCTCCAGCAAATCTGGGGGTTTATTGCGCCGGGCCTGTACCGCCACGAAAAACGCATCGCAATCCCGCTGCTGATCTCCAGCATAATTCTGTTCTACGCCGGAATGGCCTTTGCCTACTTCCTGGTGTTCCCGCTGATCTTCGGTTTCTTCGCCAGCGCCACCCCGGAAGGGGTGTCGATGATGACCGACATTGCCAGCTATCTAGACTTCGTAATGACCCTGTTCTTCGCCTTCGGCGTGGCCTTCGAGATCCCGGTAGCGGTGGTGCTGCTGGTGTGGATCGGCGTGGTCGATGTGAAGTACCTGAAGAAAATTCGCCCCTACGTGATCATCGGCTGCTTCGTGGTCGGAATGATCCTTACGCCACCGGATATCTTCTCGCAGACGCTACTGGCCGTGCCCATGTGGCTGCTGTTCGAAATCGGCGTGCTGTTCGGCGGTCTGATCCGCAAACGCAGCGAGCATCCCGATAACGCCGCTGACGATCATAACGACCAGCCACCAGCGACCCAGCCGTGAACCTGCTGTTACTCGAAGAAGCCGATTTTATTGCGGCCGATCGCGTCGTCCTGGCTGATCGGCGCTTTACCCACATGCAGGAAATTCACCGCGTAGCGGTAGGTGACAGCCTGCGCGTCGGACGTATCGGCGGCCTGATGGGTGAAGCCCGAGTGGAGCGCCTGGAAGGCCACCAGGCCGAACTTTCAGTCAGCTTCGACCGCCAACCACCCGCCAAGCTTCCGTTGACTCTGGTGCTGGCCCTGCCACGCCCAAAGATGCTGCGCCGCGTGTTCCAGACCGTTGCCACCATGGGTGTGCCAACGCTGATTCTGGTTAACAGCTACCGGGTCGAAAAGAGCTTCTGGCAGACGCCGTTTCTCGAGCCCGAGGCCATCCGCGAACAACTGATCCTTGGCCTGGAGCAAACCCGCGACACCATCCTGCCCGAAGTGGTCATCGAGAAGCGCTTCAAGCCGTTCGTCGAAGACCGACTGCCCGCCATTGCCCAAGGCACACTTGGCCTGGTCGGCCACCCAGGACCTTTCCCTCCCTGCCCCCGCGGGCTAGACCAACCGGTGACGCTAGCCATTGGTCCTGAGGGCGGATGGATTCCCTACGAAATCGACCTGCTGGGCAAGGCCGGGCTTTCCCCGGTGCAGCTTGGCGAACGCATCCTGCGGGTAGAGACGGCCGTTACTGCCCTGCTCGCTCGTCTGTTCTGACTTCAGTTTTGCGATCTGGCGCCGATGCATAGGCACTAGAACAACCAATCGCCTCTGCCGATCGCAATGGAGTCCTGCCATGTACCGTTGGTTAGCCCAGCACCTGGGTAACGTTAGCGTCAATCGAAAGCTCGGTATCGGCTTTGGCCTGGTGCTGCTGCTGACCTTGAGCATTACCCTGACAGGCTGGCAAGGCCTGAACGGTATCACCCAGCGCGGCGATACCCTTGGCAGCATCTCCCAGGTCCTGCAGGCGACCCTCGAACTGCGCATAGCTCGGCAGAACCTTCAGATCAAGGGCGATGACAGCGCAGCGCAGAACCTCAACAATGCGCTGGCCAACCTTGACCGCCAACTGCAACAGGTCGAGCAGCGCATTGTTCTGACGCAAAACAAACAGCGTATCGAGCAGCAGAAAGAAGCCGTTCGCCAGTACCGACTCGGGCTGGATGCTTCCGAGAAAGCGACCCGCCAGCGTGAGGCCAGCCGTGCCGTACTGGGCAGCAGCGCCGACGAGGCTGCAGGCCTGACCACTCAGGTTGAACAGCAACTGCTCACGGGCAGCGACCTGAACCTGTTCAATAGCGTGGTCGGGGCCAGCAAACTGCTGCAGCAAGCCCGCTTCCAGGTGCGCGGCTACACCTACAGTGGCAAGCCTGAGTTCCAGCAATCTGCCCTCGAAGCCATCGACCAGGCGATCTCGCAACTCACCACCCTCGCCGATGTGCTGCCCGCCAACTACACCAGCAACCTCAATCAGGCGGCACGTGCCCTGGGCAACTACCGCGCAGCGGTGATCGAGTTCGGCACCGCGCAGGCGGCCTTTGAACTGGCCGCCCAGCAGATGTCGGTACAAGGTCAGGTCCTGATCGATCAAAGCCTGCAACTGACCACCACCTTGACCCAACTACGCGACGATGAATCGCAGCATGCCAAGTCAATGCTCTCCCTGGCCACGGTGCTGGCTTTGCTGCTCGGCGTGCTGGCTGCCTGGGCCATCACCCGACAGATCACCCTCCCTCTGCGGCAAACCCTCAACGCCGCCGACCGCGTCGCCAGCGGCGATCTGCGCCAGGATCTGATTGTCGAGCGCCGTGACGAGCTTGGCCAACTGCAACGCAGCATGCAGCGCATGACTGTCAGTCTGCGCGAGTTGATCGGTGGTATTGGCGATGGTGTCACCCAGATCGCCAGCGCCGCTGAAGAGCTGTCGGCGGTAACCGAGCAGACCAGTGCCGGGGTTAACAACCAAAAGGTCGAGACCGATCAGGTCGCTACCGCCATGAACGAAATGGCCGCCACCGTCCAGGAAGTTGCGCGCAATGCCGAAGAAGCGTCCGAGGCAGCGCTGGTAGCCGACCAGCAGGCCCGTGAGGGTGATCGGGTGGTCGCCGAAGCCATTGCCCAGATCGAACGCCTGGCCAGCGAAATGAATCACTCCAGCGATGCCATGGGCAAGCTCCAGAGCGAAAGTGACAAGATTGGCAGCGTGCTGGATGTGATCAAGTCCGTTGCCCAGCAGACCAACCTGCTGGCGCTCAACGCGGCGATCGAAGCGGCCCGTGCTGGCGAAGCCGGCCGCGGCTTCGCCGTGGTCGCCGATGAAGTGCGCAGCCTGGCGCAACGCACCCAGCAGTCGACCGAAGAAATCGAAGCGCTGATCGCCGGTTTGCAAAGTGGCACTCAGCAGGTGGCGAGCACCATGGATGCCAGCCGCAACCTGACCGATAGCAGTGTCGAGCTGACACGGCGCGCCGGTTCCTCATTGGAGACCATCACGCGTACCGTATCCTCGATCCAGGCAATGAACCAGCAGATCGCCGCAGCAGCCGAGCAACAGAGTGCTGTAGCTGAAGAGATCAACCGCAGCGTCATGAACGTGCGCGATGTGTCAGACCAGACCTCCGCCGCCAGCGAAGAAACTGCAGCCTCCAGCGTCGAACTGGCGCGTCTGGGCACCCACCTGCAAGGCTTGGTTGGCAAATTCCAGCTCTAAGATAAACAACCTGTGCTGCCCTTCGCGGCAGCACAGGTTCAGTATCAGCAGACACCATGCCTGCATACCCTTGGGCAACCTTCCTGCCCTTCCCAAACTCAGCCCTATTTCCTAGCTACTGAGTCGAACTTTCCTACACGTTTTGCAGGTCCAGCTCGCCCATTTCCCGCCGATGAGCAAGGTGCGGTGCCCTGATCCACGTCCGGGCGCTTGTCATTTTCCAACTGCGGGAGACACCCATGTTCGGACCTGTGAATCGGATGCTAGGCAACATGAGCGTCAGGCTGAAGCTGACCCTGGCCTTCGCCTTGGTACTGCTACTGACACTATTGATAACATTCAGCGGCTGGCGCGCAATGGAGGACGCCATCGATCGCTCGCAGAAGCTAGTTGAAATTGCCCGACTCAATGATATTGGCAAGGACCTGCGGGCCGAACGTATCACTTTTCGAGTGCTTAACGACTTGCAGAGCAAGACGCAGGTCGAGCAGTCGCTGCGGTCATTACAGGAGCTACTCACGGCGATGCAGAATCGCTTTGAAAGCGCTGAAAATCGGCAGATGATCGCCAGCAAACTGCAGATCGTGCAGCGTTTCTCCCAAGGTTTCGAGCAGTTGCAGCAAGCGGTTGCCCTTCGCCAGGATCGGCAACAAGCCATGCAGGGCACGGAACAGCGCCTGGGCGAGTTAATCGACAGGCTGCAGGACCAAGTCCTGGAAACAATGCGTAGCGAAGACCAGCAAAGCACCCAGGACCGGGTACTGAATCTGGTCGAAACGCTTTCCCGACACATCGAAGCGGTCAATCAGCAAAGCCTGGTACCCGCCTACACCTTTGACCCGCTGGAAGGCTTTTCCAGTGTCGGTCAGGTCGCCGTCGAAGCTGCCGGCAAGACGCTCGACCAACTGACACCCTTGGCACAAGCAAATGGCGTTCAAGCTGAGATTTTGGCTGGCACTCGCTCGGCCCTTGGCCAGTATCAAGATAACCTGGAGCAATATCGCCGCGCCGCCATCGCAGTGGAGACCGTGCAGGTTACTCTGGAGCAGTTGGGTATCGAGCTTCGCAATGCCAGCCGTCAACTGAGTGACAAGCAGATAGAACAACGTGATAACGAAGCTGCCCAGGCGCATACGGCATTGATCAGCCAAGCTGCCCTGGCCCTGCTGATCGGGTGCCTGGCGGCCTGGGTGATTACCCTGCAAATCACTACACCGCTCAAAAACACCCTGGCACTGGCTGAGCGTATCGCCAAAGGTGACCTACACCTGGCCGAAAGAGTGCAGCGGCGCGATGAAATGGGCCAACTGCAAAACAGCATGCAGGCCATGACCGTGAGCCTGCGTGAACTGATCGGAGGTATCGACGTAGGCATCACCCAGCTGTCCAGCGCCGTCGAACAACTTTCAGCAGTAAGTGAGCAGACCAAGGTCAGAGTCGTGCAGCAACGAGACGAAACCGATCAGGTCGCCACCGCCATGAACCAGATGAGCGCCACGGTGCACGAGGTGGCCCGCAATGCCGAGCAAGCCTCCCAGGCAGCGACGGCCGCAGATCAACAAGCGCAGTTGGGCGATCAGGTAGTGGGTGAAGCGGTAGTGCAAATCGAGCAGTTGGCTGAGCAGATGGACAACTCGATCAGCGCCATGCACCAGCTGGCGGGCGAAAGTCAGCGGATCGGCAGCATTCTTGACGTGATCAAATCGGTTTCCGAACAGACCAACCTGCTGGCCTTGAACGCTGCCATCGAGGCAGCGCGCGCCGGAGAAGCGGGCCGCGGCTTTGCCGTGGTCGCTGACGAGGTTCGTGGACTGGCCCAACGAACCCAGCAATCAACCGAAGAAATCGAACAACTGATCGGCAGCCTGCATGAAGGTACTGATCAGGTCACCCGCCTGCTCGACAGCAGCAAAAGTCTGACTCACGATAGCGTCGAGCTGAGTCGCAAGGCCGGCGACGCCCTAAGCCAGATTACTCAGACGGTGTCGAGCATTCAGGGGATGAACCAGCAGATAGCCACCGCCAGTGAGGAGCAAAGTGCGGTAGCCGAAGAGATCAACCGCAGCGTGATAAACGTCAGGGAAGTGTCAGACCAGACCAGCGCTGCCAGCGAAGAGACCGCGGCGTCGAGTCTTGAACTGGCGCGGCTGGGGCGTCAGCTTCAAACGCTGGTAGGACGGTTCAGCCTGTAGTGCGTGTTCTTGCGGGAGCGCAGCTGGACTATGTGTTGCTTGTTCACCAGCGCCTTGCGCCCGATCGCGGGCCAAGCCCGCTCCTACCGGGGATAGGAGCAGCTTGGCCGGCGAAGAATCTGACGGGCTAGAGCACCTGGCGCAGGAACGCCTGGGCGCGCAGGTCTTTGGGGGCGGTGAAGAACTGCTCGGGTGGCGAGTCTTCCAGCAGTTTGCCGTGGTCGAAGAACAGCACCCGATCCGCCACTTCCCGGGCAAAGCCCATCTCGTGGGTAACGCAGACCATGGTCATGCCTTCGAGCGCCAACGTCTTCATGACATCCAGCACCTCACCGACCATTTCCGGGTCAAGCGCCGAGGTTGGCTCATCGAACAACATCACCTTGGGCTCCATCGCCAGCGCACGGGCAATCGCTACCCGTTGCTGCTGACCACCCGACAAGCGCGAGGGGTATTCATTGGCTTTCTGACTGATCCCCACCTTCTCCAGCAACGCTCGAGCTTTTGCCTCACGCTCCGCCTTGCCACGCTTGCGCACCACTTTCTGCGCCAGGCACAGGTTTTCCAGCACCGTCATGTGCGGGAACAGGTTGAAGTGCTGGAACACCATGCCGACTTCGCGCCGGTAGGCGTTGACGTCGGTCTTCGGGTCAGCCAGTTGCAGCCCATCGATGGCCACGGTGCCTTCGTCAAACGACTCCAGGCCATTGAGGCAGCGCAGGAAGGTCGACTTCCCCGAGCCCGATGGGCCAAGTACAACCAGCACCTCGCCCTTGGCCACATTGGTGCTGACGTGATCGACCGCACGCACTACCTGGCCGCGCGTATCGAAGACTTTTACCAGATCTCGGACTTCAATCACTTTGCGCAAGCCTCCGCTCGAGCCGGCTGGCCATGTGCGACAGCGGCAGGTTGATCAACAGATACAAGCCAGCAACACAGAACCAGATCTCGAAGGTCGAGAACGAAGTCGTAATTGCTTCGCGCCCGCTCTTGGTCAGTTCGGTA is a window of Pseudomonas sp. DG56-2 DNA encoding:
- the hisI gene encoding phosphoribosyl-AMP cyclohydrolase, with amino-acid sequence MKDWLDEINWNSDGLVPAIAQDHKTGRVLMMAWMNRESLALTAAEQRAIYWSRSRGKLWRKGEESGHVQKLHEMRLDCDADVIILMVEQLGHIACHTGRESCFYRVFEQGEWKIVDPVLKDPHAIYNAGH
- a CDS encoding phosphoribosyl-ATP diphosphatase; translation: MSDTLTRLAEVLEARKGAEPDSSYVASLYHKGLNKILEKLGEESIETIIAAKDAAHSGDYSDVIYETADLWFHSLVMLAQLGQHPQAVLDELDRRFGLSGHAEKAARQPSV
- a CDS encoding twin-arginine translocase TatA/TatE family subunit yields the protein MGIFDWKHWIVLLVVVVLVFGTKKLKNFGSDLGESIKGFKKAMNEEETKPEEQPQAPVQPVQPQATSPLSQPQTIDGQAHKVEEPIRKD
- the tatB gene encoding Sec-independent protein translocase protein TatB, translating into MFGISFSELLLVGLVALLVLGPERLPGAARTAGLWIGRLKRSFNSIKQEVEREIGADDIRRQLHNEHILSMEQEARKILNPQSVKPEPPATPVASSEVAATPAAAPTEAAPTAAATTEPTQPPRAP
- the tatC gene encoding twin-arginine translocase subunit TatC, with translation MSDIPENDQPMPLVSHLTELRTRLLRCVAAIFLIFAGLFSFAQQIYTLVSAPLREHLPANATMIATDVASPFLTPFKLTMIVSLFLAIPLILQQIWGFIAPGLYRHEKRIAIPLLISSIILFYAGMAFAYFLVFPLIFGFFASATPEGVSMMTDIASYLDFVMTLFFAFGVAFEIPVAVVLLVWIGVVDVKYLKKIRPYVIIGCFVVGMILTPPDIFSQTLLAVPMWLLFEIGVLFGGLIRKRSEHPDNAADDHNDQPPATQP
- a CDS encoding 16S rRNA (uracil(1498)-N(3))-methyltransferase, producing MNLLLLEEADFIAADRVVLADRRFTHMQEIHRVAVGDSLRVGRIGGLMGEARVERLEGHQAELSVSFDRQPPAKLPLTLVLALPRPKMLRRVFQTVATMGVPTLILVNSYRVEKSFWQTPFLEPEAIREQLILGLEQTRDTILPEVVIEKRFKPFVEDRLPAIAQGTLGLVGHPGPFPPCPRGLDQPVTLAIGPEGGWIPYEIDLLGKAGLSPVQLGERILRVETAVTALLARLF
- a CDS encoding methyl-accepting chemotaxis protein, yielding MNEMAATVQEVARNAEEASEAALVADQQAREGDRVVAEAIAQIERLASEMNHSSDAMGKLQSESDKIGSVLDVIKSVAQQTNLLALNAAIEAARAGEAGRGFAVVADEVRSLAQRTQQSTEEIEALIAGLQSGTQQVASTMDASRNLTDSSVELTRRAGSSLETITRTVSSIQAMNQQIAAAAEQQSAVAEEINRSVMNVRDVSDQTSAASEETAASSVELARLGTHLQGLVGKFQL
- a CDS encoding methyl-accepting chemotaxis protein, whose product is MFGPVNRMLGNMSVRLKLTLAFALVLLLTLLITFSGWRAMEDAIDRSQKLVEIARLNDIGKDLRAERITFRVLNDLQSKTQVEQSLRSLQELLTAMQNRFESAENRQMIASKLQIVQRFSQGFEQLQQAVALRQDRQQAMQGTEQRLGELIDRLQDQVLETMRSEDQQSTQDRVLNLVETLSRHIEAVNQQSLVPAYTFDPLEGFSSVGQVAVEAAGKTLDQLTPLAQANGVQAEILAGTRSALGQYQDNLEQYRRAAIAVETVQVTLEQLGIELRNASRQLSDKQIEQRDNEAAQAHTALISQAALALLIGCLAAWVITLQITTPLKNTLALAERIAKGDLHLAERVQRRDEMGQLQNSMQAMTVSLRELIGGIDVGITQLSSAVEQLSAVSEQTKVRVVQQRDETDQVATAMNQMSATVHEVARNAEQASQAATAADQQAQLGDQVVGEAVVQIEQLAEQMDNSISAMHQLAGESQRIGSILDVIKSVSEQTNLLALNAAIEAARAGEAGRGFAVVADEVRGLAQRTQQSTEEIEQLIGSLHEGTDQVTRLLDSSKSLTHDSVELSRKAGDALSQITQTVSSIQGMNQQIATASEEQSAVAEEINRSVINVREVSDQTSAASEETAASSLELARLGRQLQTLVGRFSL
- a CDS encoding amino acid ABC transporter ATP-binding protein, coding for MIEVRDLVKVFDTRGQVVRAVDHVSTNVAKGEVLVVLGPSGSGKSTFLRCLNGLESFDEGTVAIDGLQLADPKTDVNAYRREVGMVFQHFNLFPHMTVLENLCLAQKVVRKRGKAEREAKARALLEKVGISQKANEYPSRLSGGQQQRVAIARALAMEPKVMLFDEPTSALDPEMVGEVLDVMKTLALEGMTMVCVTHEMGFAREVADRVLFFDHGKLLEDSPPEQFFTAPKDLRAQAFLRQVL